In one window of Pseudorasbora parva isolate DD20220531a chromosome 7, ASM2467924v1, whole genome shotgun sequence DNA:
- the kcnv1 gene encoding potassium voltage-gated channel subfamily V member 1 isoform X1 encodes MVLECYGLNNTQKTMITDSSSPAEFYEDNASLLSLDSSVFFSEPALPSHDPLDFFIINVGGSRYILSQELLASHPETRLGKLALSNRDSALDLCDDADFLENEFFFDRNSQTFQYIMNFYKTGHLHVREELCVISFLQEIEYWGIDELRIDSCCRDKYYRRKEMKETLDISKDTEIIDNVEEDFTGVLCQDIRQRLWDLMEKPDSSKAAKTFGTLSMFFLVVSIVNMALISLDITILGAPIILDVLEYICIIWFTGELVLRFICVRDKCKFSRSVVNIIDLLAILPFYVTLAVENLHGESTELENVGRVVQVLRLLRSLRMLKLGRHSTGLKSLGMTIAQCYEEVGLLMLFLSVGISIFATVEYAIEHDMPETTFTNVPSAWWWATTSMTTVGYGDIRPDTTLGKVMAFICILSGILILALPIAIINDRFSACYFTLKMKEAALRHGEALKRLTRNSASDMSAVGVNLRDAYARSVLEMLRLQGRERASTRSSAGDLWW; translated from the exons ATGGTGCTTGAATGTTATG GGCTCAACAATACCCAGAAAACCATGATCACGGATTCATCAAGTCCGGCAGAGTTCTACGAGGACAATGCTTCACTGCTTTCCTTGGACTCCAGCGTATTCTTCAGCGAGCCTGCACTGCCGAGCCACGACCCGCTAGACTTCTTCATTATAAATGTCGGAGGCAGCCGCTATATCCTCTCTCAGGAACTGTTGGCCTCTCACCCAGAAACTCGCCTGGGCAAGCTGGCCCTCTCCAATCGAGACTCTGCTTTAGACCTGTGCGACGATGCCGATTTCTTGGAGAACGAGTTCTTTTTTGACCGCAACTCGCAGACCTTCCAGTACATCATGAACTTCTACAAGACAGGTCACTTACATGTGCGAGAGGAGCTGTGCGTGATCTCGTTCCTTCAGGAGATTGAGTATTGGGGCATCGATGAGCTCCGCATAGACAGCTGTTGCAGGGATAAGTACTACCGCCGGAAGGAGATGAAAGAGACGTTGGATATTAGTAAGGACACTGAGATAATAGATAACGTGGAGGAGGACTTCACCGGAGTTTTGTGCCAGGACATACGCCAACGCCTCTGGGACCTCATGGAGAAGCCGGACTCCTCCAAGGCGGCCAAGACGTTTGGGACGCTGTCCATGTTCTTTTTGGTGGTGTCCATCGTGAACATGGCTTTGATCTCGCTGGACATCACTATACTTGGTGCACCTATCATATTAGACGTTCTTGAGTACATTTGTATTATTTGGTTCACCGGTGAGCTGGTGCTCAGGTTCATTTGTGTCAGAGATAAGTGTAAGTTCAGCAGGAGTGTGGTGAATATCATTGACCTGCTGGCTATTCTGCCCTTCTATGTGACTCTGGCTGTGGAAAACCTTCATGGAGAATCTACTGAGCTGGAGAACGTTGGACGAGTAGTTCAGGTGCTGCGGCTACTGAGGTCACTCAGGATGCTTAAACTTGGCCGACACTCCACAG GGCTCAAGTCTTTGGGCATGACGATCGCCCAGTGCTACGAGGAAGTTGGCCTCCTGATGCTGTTCCTTTCTGTGGGCATTTCCATCTTCGCCACAGTGGAATACGCCATCGAGCACGACATGCCGGAGACCACTTTCACCAACGTGCCCAGTGCCTGGTGGTGGGCCACCACGTCCATGACCACAGTGGGGTACGGAGACATCCGTCCGGATACCACACTAGGAAAGGTGATGGCCTTCATCTGCATCCTATCTGGCATTCTCATCCTTGCGCTGCCTATTGCCATCATCAACGATCGTTTCTCTGCATGCTACTTCACGCTTAAAATGAAGGAAGCAGCGCTGCGGCATGGGGAGGCACTGAAGCGACTGACGCGCAACTCTGCCTCGGATATGTCGGCGGTAGGGGTGAACCTGCGGGACGCCTACGCCAGAAGCGTCCTGGAGATGCTGCGGTTGCAGGGGCGAGAGCGAGCCAGTACACGCAGCAGTGCAGGAGATCTCTGGTGGTAA
- the dek gene encoding protein DEK isoform X1, producing MSEEIEAVKSDGLPRPFLEENSVKEEKEEDEKKKKKRKRSPSDDADQDEVENPKARVKMFEPEILEGKREKKIIQRLDLMGRRKEKVKIESTGSGDKLGDIARINHAIGKLKPDLLKPLHKIVYDRPGTASALRKNLRLFNGFPFGADSDLYSKKVEKVKKLQKGLLKTICQTLDLERSGTQTVLSERIMKFLLQPTNSGKPVLKKKKKTTKDAKREKSSSKSKKPQKKAESGKSRSIVIDSSSDDDDDDDEEESKENRKGTEKSATASQKDKDSEDKSSDKEEDDDDDDSPKEDSEEESTKKSDQKSDQTESEDSDQDIHEDKNVKKKSHQKKKSSTMKFTEKSDKKSDQTESEDSDQGVNEEKNAKKTKKKPVAKRKAPAKPVPKTKKADSSSNRRKKIASKSKDESDSSDDDQPLIKMLKKQPTDDQLKEAIQDLLKDANLEEVTMKQITRQVYDKYPDFDLTSRKDFIRGTVKTLIHDVKRKCLI from the exons ATGAGTGAAGAAATTGAAGCTGTCAAGTCAGATGGTCTTCCTCGTCCTTTCCTGGAAGAAAACAGTGTAAAAGAAGAGAAGGAGGAGGAcgagaagaaaaagaagaagaggaaaaGGAGTCCATCTGATGATGCAGATCAGGATGAAGTGGAAAATCCTAAAGCCAGAGTAAAAATGT TCGAACCTGAAATTCTTGAAGGAAAACgggagaaaaaaatcatccagaGGCTTGATTTAATGGGTAGACGAAAGGAAAAGGTGAAGATTGAGAGCACAGGAAGCGGTGACAAACTGGGAGACATTGCACGGATTAATCACGCCATTGGAAAACTTAAACCTGATTTGCTCAAACCTCTGCATAAGATTGTATATGATCGACCGGGAACT GCATCAGCACTGCGGAAAAATCTTAGGCTATTTAATGGATTTCCTTTTGGGGCGGACAGTGACCTTTACAGCAAAAAGGTGGAGAAAGTGAAAAA GCTTCAAAAGGGACTGCTCAAAACCATCTGTCAGACTCTTGATCTGGAGAGGTCTGGAACGCAAACAGTTCTTTCAGAGAGGATCATGAAATTTCTCCTACAGCCAACTAACTCAGGAAAG CCTGTcctaaagaagaaaaagaagacgACTAAAGATGCCAAAAGAGAAAAATCTTCATCCAAAAGTAAAAAGCCACAGAAAAAAGCAGAAAGTGGGAAGTCCAGATCCATTGTCATTGATTCCagcagtgatgatgatgatgacgatgatgaagAAGAGAGTAAAGAGAACCGTAAGGGCACTGAAAAGTCTGCGACAGCAAGTCAAAAAGATAAAGACAGTGAAGATAAATCGTCtgataaagaggaagatgacgatgatgatgattcTCCTAAAGAAGACAGCGAGGAGGAA TCCACGAAGAAATCTGACCAAAAGTCAGATCAGACTGAATCAGAGGACAGTGACCAAGACATTCATGAAGACAAGAATGTAAAAAAG AAGTCTCATCAGAAGAAGAAATCTTCCACCATGAAATTCACAGAGAAATCTGACAAAAAGTCTGATCAGACTGAATCAGAGGACAGTGACCAAGGTGTTAATGAAGAGAAGAATGCAAAAAAG ACAAAAAAGAAGCCTGTGGCAAAGAGAAAAGCACCAGCAAAACCTGTCCCTAAAACCAAGAAAGCTGACAGCAGCAGCAACCGAAGGAAAAAGATTGCAAGCAAGAGCAAGG ATGAAAGTGATAGCTCTGATGATGATCAGCCATTGATCAAGATGCTTAAAAAACAACCCACTGATGACCAGTTGAAGGAGGCAATCCAGGATCTCCTGAAAGATGCAAACTTGGAAGAAGTTACAATGAAGCAAATTACCCGACAA
- the kcnv1 gene encoding potassium voltage-gated channel subfamily V member 1 isoform X2, protein MITDSSSPAEFYEDNASLLSLDSSVFFSEPALPSHDPLDFFIINVGGSRYILSQELLASHPETRLGKLALSNRDSALDLCDDADFLENEFFFDRNSQTFQYIMNFYKTGHLHVREELCVISFLQEIEYWGIDELRIDSCCRDKYYRRKEMKETLDISKDTEIIDNVEEDFTGVLCQDIRQRLWDLMEKPDSSKAAKTFGTLSMFFLVVSIVNMALISLDITILGAPIILDVLEYICIIWFTGELVLRFICVRDKCKFSRSVVNIIDLLAILPFYVTLAVENLHGESTELENVGRVVQVLRLLRSLRMLKLGRHSTGLKSLGMTIAQCYEEVGLLMLFLSVGISIFATVEYAIEHDMPETTFTNVPSAWWWATTSMTTVGYGDIRPDTTLGKVMAFICILSGILILALPIAIINDRFSACYFTLKMKEAALRHGEALKRLTRNSASDMSAVGVNLRDAYARSVLEMLRLQGRERASTRSSAGDLWW, encoded by the exons ATGATCACGGATTCATCAAGTCCGGCAGAGTTCTACGAGGACAATGCTTCACTGCTTTCCTTGGACTCCAGCGTATTCTTCAGCGAGCCTGCACTGCCGAGCCACGACCCGCTAGACTTCTTCATTATAAATGTCGGAGGCAGCCGCTATATCCTCTCTCAGGAACTGTTGGCCTCTCACCCAGAAACTCGCCTGGGCAAGCTGGCCCTCTCCAATCGAGACTCTGCTTTAGACCTGTGCGACGATGCCGATTTCTTGGAGAACGAGTTCTTTTTTGACCGCAACTCGCAGACCTTCCAGTACATCATGAACTTCTACAAGACAGGTCACTTACATGTGCGAGAGGAGCTGTGCGTGATCTCGTTCCTTCAGGAGATTGAGTATTGGGGCATCGATGAGCTCCGCATAGACAGCTGTTGCAGGGATAAGTACTACCGCCGGAAGGAGATGAAAGAGACGTTGGATATTAGTAAGGACACTGAGATAATAGATAACGTGGAGGAGGACTTCACCGGAGTTTTGTGCCAGGACATACGCCAACGCCTCTGGGACCTCATGGAGAAGCCGGACTCCTCCAAGGCGGCCAAGACGTTTGGGACGCTGTCCATGTTCTTTTTGGTGGTGTCCATCGTGAACATGGCTTTGATCTCGCTGGACATCACTATACTTGGTGCACCTATCATATTAGACGTTCTTGAGTACATTTGTATTATTTGGTTCACCGGTGAGCTGGTGCTCAGGTTCATTTGTGTCAGAGATAAGTGTAAGTTCAGCAGGAGTGTGGTGAATATCATTGACCTGCTGGCTATTCTGCCCTTCTATGTGACTCTGGCTGTGGAAAACCTTCATGGAGAATCTACTGAGCTGGAGAACGTTGGACGAGTAGTTCAGGTGCTGCGGCTACTGAGGTCACTCAGGATGCTTAAACTTGGCCGACACTCCACAG GGCTCAAGTCTTTGGGCATGACGATCGCCCAGTGCTACGAGGAAGTTGGCCTCCTGATGCTGTTCCTTTCTGTGGGCATTTCCATCTTCGCCACAGTGGAATACGCCATCGAGCACGACATGCCGGAGACCACTTTCACCAACGTGCCCAGTGCCTGGTGGTGGGCCACCACGTCCATGACCACAGTGGGGTACGGAGACATCCGTCCGGATACCACACTAGGAAAGGTGATGGCCTTCATCTGCATCCTATCTGGCATTCTCATCCTTGCGCTGCCTATTGCCATCATCAACGATCGTTTCTCTGCATGCTACTTCACGCTTAAAATGAAGGAAGCAGCGCTGCGGCATGGGGAGGCACTGAAGCGACTGACGCGCAACTCTGCCTCGGATATGTCGGCGGTAGGGGTGAACCTGCGGGACGCCTACGCCAGAAGCGTCCTGGAGATGCTGCGGTTGCAGGGGCGAGAGCGAGCCAGTACACGCAGCAGTGCAGGAGATCTCTGGTGGTAA
- the dek gene encoding protein DEK isoform X2, translating to MSEEIEAVKSDGLPRPFLEENSVKEEKEEDEKKKKKRKRSPSDDADQDEVENPKARVKMFEPEILEGKREKKIIQRLDLMGRRKEKVKIESTGSGDKLGDIARINHAIGKLKPDLLKPLHKIVYDRPGTASALRKNLRLFNGFPFGADSDLYSKKVEKVKKLQKGLLKTICQTLDLERSGTQTVLSERIMKFLLQPTNSGKPVLKKKKKTTKDAKREKSSSKSKKPQKKAESGKSRSIVIDSSSDDDDDDDEEESKENRKGTEKSATASQKDKDSEDKSSDKEEDDDDDDSPKEDSEEEKSHQKKKSSTMKFTEKSDKKSDQTESEDSDQGVNEEKNAKKTKKKPVAKRKAPAKPVPKTKKADSSSNRRKKIASKSKDESDSSDDDQPLIKMLKKQPTDDQLKEAIQDLLKDANLEEVTMKQITRQVYDKYPDFDLTSRKDFIRGTVKTLIHDVKRKCLI from the exons ATGAGTGAAGAAATTGAAGCTGTCAAGTCAGATGGTCTTCCTCGTCCTTTCCTGGAAGAAAACAGTGTAAAAGAAGAGAAGGAGGAGGAcgagaagaaaaagaagaagaggaaaaGGAGTCCATCTGATGATGCAGATCAGGATGAAGTGGAAAATCCTAAAGCCAGAGTAAAAATGT TCGAACCTGAAATTCTTGAAGGAAAACgggagaaaaaaatcatccagaGGCTTGATTTAATGGGTAGACGAAAGGAAAAGGTGAAGATTGAGAGCACAGGAAGCGGTGACAAACTGGGAGACATTGCACGGATTAATCACGCCATTGGAAAACTTAAACCTGATTTGCTCAAACCTCTGCATAAGATTGTATATGATCGACCGGGAACT GCATCAGCACTGCGGAAAAATCTTAGGCTATTTAATGGATTTCCTTTTGGGGCGGACAGTGACCTTTACAGCAAAAAGGTGGAGAAAGTGAAAAA GCTTCAAAAGGGACTGCTCAAAACCATCTGTCAGACTCTTGATCTGGAGAGGTCTGGAACGCAAACAGTTCTTTCAGAGAGGATCATGAAATTTCTCCTACAGCCAACTAACTCAGGAAAG CCTGTcctaaagaagaaaaagaagacgACTAAAGATGCCAAAAGAGAAAAATCTTCATCCAAAAGTAAAAAGCCACAGAAAAAAGCAGAAAGTGGGAAGTCCAGATCCATTGTCATTGATTCCagcagtgatgatgatgatgacgatgatgaagAAGAGAGTAAAGAGAACCGTAAGGGCACTGAAAAGTCTGCGACAGCAAGTCAAAAAGATAAAGACAGTGAAGATAAATCGTCtgataaagaggaagatgacgatgatgatgattcTCCTAAAGAAGACAGCGAGGAGGAA AAGTCTCATCAGAAGAAGAAATCTTCCACCATGAAATTCACAGAGAAATCTGACAAAAAGTCTGATCAGACTGAATCAGAGGACAGTGACCAAGGTGTTAATGAAGAGAAGAATGCAAAAAAG ACAAAAAAGAAGCCTGTGGCAAAGAGAAAAGCACCAGCAAAACCTGTCCCTAAAACCAAGAAAGCTGACAGCAGCAGCAACCGAAGGAAAAAGATTGCAAGCAAGAGCAAGG ATGAAAGTGATAGCTCTGATGATGATCAGCCATTGATCAAGATGCTTAAAAAACAACCCACTGATGACCAGTTGAAGGAGGCAATCCAGGATCTCCTGAAAGATGCAAACTTGGAAGAAGTTACAATGAAGCAAATTACCCGACAA